One Paracidovorax avenae ATCC 19860 genomic region harbors:
- a CDS encoding cache domain-containing sensor histidine kinase gives MSEPSSHRVLEHLPAVPAHTAQGGRRLRALVIGTLLLALTATWALVAISLQTKWQDAVQSQRRQNANLARVLEEQTLRVLAAADQATLRVAAEVRSGEFTKEDYALFANETGLAPDILTQLSIVGPDGRFVGSNLDPTGARNQDTDLSEREHIRVHLEPSKVPHARTQMSASGLFIGKPVTGRISGRRTMQLSRPIIGRNGYLHGVVVASLNPSYFEKVYGGVDIGAQGAVVLMGADFGMLTRVIGTQAGNIDQVIEFPPDHPLADTTRRHGTYQRVSHVDGLGRITAFHRLPGYPLTVLVSTADDEALAEWKTMRNFTMVFAGLFSAALVALCAGFLRGLRQLEQKNVALAASEAQARSANRAKSEFLTAISHELRTPLTSIHGFAELMEQRLEQPSYREAAGLIRSAAEHLNTLLSEILDLAKVQAGAMPIVPGDHAVRELVGTTVDLFAISAAQKGLTLEKRIAPDVPHMLRCDGLRLKQILNNLLSNALKFTREGGVRLEVDTAEARNLRFRVIDTGPGIPADLHEVIFEKFSQGGAEVSTQHGGTGLGLALSRGLAELMGGRLTVASETGHGACFTLELPMPAQEPPPAA, from the coding sequence ATGTCCGAACCCTCCTCCCACCGGGTCCTAGAGCACCTGCCGGCAGTGCCTGCGCACACGGCCCAGGGCGGGCGGCGGCTGCGCGCCCTGGTGATCGGCACCCTGCTCCTGGCGCTCACGGCCACCTGGGCGCTTGTCGCCATCTCGCTGCAGACCAAATGGCAGGATGCAGTGCAATCCCAGCGACGCCAGAATGCCAACCTGGCCCGCGTGCTGGAAGAGCAGACGCTGCGGGTCCTGGCGGCGGCCGACCAGGCCACGCTGCGCGTGGCGGCGGAAGTGCGCAGCGGAGAGTTCACGAAGGAGGACTACGCCCTGTTCGCCAACGAGACAGGCCTGGCGCCGGACATCCTCACCCAGCTGTCCATCGTGGGCCCCGACGGCCGGTTCGTGGGCAGCAACCTCGACCCCACCGGGGCCCGCAACCAGGATACCGACCTGAGCGAGCGCGAACACATCCGGGTGCACCTGGAGCCCTCCAAGGTACCCCACGCGCGGACGCAGATGTCCGCATCCGGCCTCTTCATCGGCAAGCCCGTCACGGGCCGGATCTCGGGCCGCCGGACCATGCAGCTGAGCCGGCCCATCATCGGCCGCAACGGCTACCTGCACGGCGTGGTGGTCGCCTCGCTCAATCCGAGCTATTTCGAGAAGGTGTACGGTGGCGTGGACATCGGCGCCCAGGGCGCGGTCGTGCTGATGGGGGCAGACTTCGGCATGCTGACCCGGGTGATCGGAACCCAGGCAGGCAACATCGACCAGGTCATCGAATTCCCGCCCGACCATCCCCTCGCGGACACCACCCGCAGGCATGGCACCTACCAGCGCGTCAGCCACGTTGACGGGCTGGGCCGCATCACCGCCTTCCACCGCCTGCCCGGCTATCCGCTGACCGTCCTCGTGTCCACGGCCGACGACGAAGCCCTGGCGGAATGGAAGACCATGCGGAACTTCACCATGGTGTTCGCCGGGCTCTTTTCCGCAGCACTGGTCGCCCTGTGCGCGGGCTTCCTGCGGGGACTGCGCCAGCTCGAGCAGAAGAACGTGGCACTCGCGGCGAGCGAAGCCCAGGCCCGCTCCGCCAACCGCGCCAAGAGCGAATTCCTGACGGCCATTTCGCACGAACTGCGCACCCCTCTCACCAGCATCCACGGTTTTGCGGAGCTCATGGAACAGCGGCTGGAGCAGCCGTCCTACCGCGAAGCCGCCGGCCTGATCCGCAGTGCGGCGGAGCACCTCAACACCCTGCTGTCCGAGATCCTGGACCTTGCGAAGGTGCAGGCCGGCGCCATGCCCATCGTGCCCGGAGACCATGCCGTGCGCGAACTCGTCGGCACTACCGTGGACCTCTTCGCCATCTCTGCCGCGCAGAAAGGGCTCACGCTCGAAAAGCGCATCGCCCCGGACGTACCCCACATGCTGCGGTGCGACGGACTGCGGCTCAAGCAGATCCTCAACAACCTGCTGAGCAACGCACTCAAGTTCACCCGGGAGGGCGGCGTGCGGCTGGAGGTGGACACCGCCGAGGCGCGCAACCTGCGCTTCAGGGTCATCGATACGGGCCCCGGCATCCCCGCCGACCTGCACGAGGTCATCTTCGAGAAATTCAGCCAGGGCGGTGCGGAGGTGAGCACCCAGCACGGTGGCACGGGCCTGGGCCTGGCGCTTTCGCGCGGGCTCGCCGAGCTCATGGGCGGCCGGCTCACCGTGGCCTCCGAAACCGGCCATGGCGCCTGCTTCACGCTGGAACTCCCCATGCCTGCGCAGGAGCCTCCACCCGCGGCCTGA
- the egtD gene encoding L-histidine N(alpha)-methyltransferase translates to MNAHALQRSEPAHSDIIPGLLRHPACISPKYFYDERGSELFEEITRLPEYYPTRTEQAVMARHGEDIAQAVGAVETVIELGAGSCEKVQPLCRLLRPQRFVGVDISADFLRGAVARLQEALPWLRAEAVAGDLTRPVVLPQDVPRARRLVFYPGSSIGNFDPPQALALLSRMRGLVDRDGGVLIGFDLPKDVAVLEAAYDDAAGVTAAFNRNALEHVNRLIGSDFVAQDWEHRAFFDRRLSRIEMHLETPRGAHVRWPGGGRVFAPGERIHTENSYKYTLPAFQALLARAGFSRARVWTDERGWFAVAYARP, encoded by the coding sequence ATGAACGCCCATGCCCTCCAGCGGTCCGAACCCGCCCATTCCGACATCATTCCCGGGCTGCTGCGGCACCCCGCCTGTATTTCGCCGAAGTATTTCTACGACGAGCGGGGATCGGAGCTCTTCGAGGAGATCACCCGGCTGCCGGAGTACTACCCCACGCGCACCGAACAGGCCGTGATGGCGCGGCATGGCGAAGACATCGCGCAGGCGGTGGGCGCGGTCGAGACGGTGATCGAGCTGGGGGCCGGCAGCTGCGAGAAGGTGCAGCCGCTGTGCCGCCTGCTGCGGCCGCAGCGTTTCGTGGGGGTGGATATTTCCGCGGATTTCCTGCGCGGCGCGGTGGCACGTCTGCAGGAGGCCCTTCCCTGGCTGCGGGCCGAGGCCGTGGCGGGCGACCTCACGCGGCCCGTGGTGCTGCCCCAGGATGTTCCCCGTGCCCGGCGGCTGGTGTTCTACCCGGGCTCCTCGATCGGCAACTTCGATCCGCCCCAGGCACTGGCGCTGCTGTCGCGCATGCGCGGCCTGGTGGACCGCGACGGCGGCGTGCTCATCGGATTCGACCTGCCCAAGGACGTGGCCGTGCTCGAGGCTGCCTACGACGACGCGGCCGGCGTGACGGCCGCGTTCAACCGCAATGCGCTGGAGCACGTGAACCGGCTCATCGGCAGCGACTTCGTGGCGCAGGACTGGGAGCACCGCGCCTTCTTCGACCGGCGCCTGTCGCGCATCGAGATGCACCTGGAGACGCCCCGCGGCGCCCACGTGCGCTGGCCTGGCGGCGGGCGCGTCTTCGCGCCCGGCGAGCGCATCCATACCGAGAACAGCTACAAGTACACCCTGCCGGCCTTCCAGGCCCTGCTGGCGCGGGCGGGCTTCTCCCGCGCGCGGGTCTGGACCGACGAGCGCGGATGGTTCGCCGTGGCCTACGCGCGGCCCTGA
- a CDS encoding peptidoglycan recognition protein family protein yields the protein MFNVNDMGMIVGDSRVKERRFPAIERSSMALVRGLIIHQTDSEDEFSVFASYARANANGAHFLVAKNGCIYQTASLFRTTRHVGKIKARCMAEHRCTPSEVIRYQKFSPDATNRLEMVKTVPQRYPSNLDSVGIEVVGKCRLPAHVRMPVGLTDIEKNSFVDKFGVYDPLTTAQQVALQYLLGGLVSTLHVPLEEIHRHPDVSYKQRTEAATAVLR from the coding sequence ATGTTCAATGTAAACGATATGGGAATGATCGTAGGAGATTCGCGTGTCAAGGAAAGGCGTTTCCCAGCCATTGAGCGATCTTCAATGGCACTTGTGCGTGGATTGATAATTCATCAGACGGATTCGGAGGATGAGTTTTCAGTGTTTGCGAGCTATGCTCGGGCAAATGCGAATGGCGCCCATTTTCTTGTTGCAAAAAATGGATGTATTTATCAGACGGCCTCTCTTTTTCGAACAACGAGGCACGTAGGTAAAATAAAGGCCCGCTGCATGGCTGAACATCGATGCACACCCTCGGAAGTCATTAGGTACCAGAAGTTCTCACCAGATGCGACCAACCGCCTGGAGATGGTGAAGACTGTGCCGCAGCGCTATCCTTCCAACTTGGATAGCGTGGGAATAGAAGTTGTCGGAAAATGCCGCCTGCCAGCCCATGTTCGCATGCCGGTAGGACTTACGGATATCGAAAAGAATTCCTTTGTCGATAAATTTGGTGTCTATGATCCGCTCACTACTGCACAACAAGTAGCTTTGCAGTATTTGTTGGGGGGATTGGTCAGTACTCTTCATGTGCCATTAGAAGAGATACATCGACATCCTGACGTCAGCTATAAACAGAGAACCGAGGCTGCTACTGCTGTTTTGAGATGA
- the egtB gene encoding ergothioneine biosynthesis protein EgtB has product MTPPLSLVRRTAPGGTPAVAAALQERYAEVRRASLALALPLSDEDCCAQSMPDASPVKWHLAHTTWFFETFVLEPREPGFAPFHPAFRVLFNSYYNGVGDKHPRPQRGLLTRPAMAQVLEYRQDVDVRMGRILAGLQEEPDPGLQALVELGLQHEQQHQELILTDVKHLLSSSPLWPAYRLQSPGGAPAGPQERQLEPAVAPSVRWRRFPGGVTEIGHDARAEGAGFAFDNESPRHRVYLQPYALACRPVSTGEYLAFVEAGGYRDASLWLAEGWDWIQAMKLQHPLYWRRGATESGDGAGWHEFTLAGPRPLRPSAPMVHLSYYEADAYARWAGARLPTEAEWEAAAAASPGAQAVQGHFADSGVLHPRAASGAARPDPDGQPPLEQLFGDVWEWTQSSYAAYPGFRVADGAVGEYNGKFMVNQYVLRGGSCATPPGHVRATYRNFFPATARWQFSGLRLARDLESA; this is encoded by the coding sequence ATGACCCCTCCCCTGAGCCTGGTGCGCCGGACGGCGCCGGGCGGTACACCCGCCGTAGCGGCAGCACTGCAGGAGCGCTATGCCGAAGTGCGCCGAGCCTCGCTTGCGCTGGCCCTGCCGCTGTCCGACGAAGACTGCTGCGCGCAGTCCATGCCCGATGCGAGCCCCGTCAAATGGCACCTGGCGCACACCACGTGGTTTTTCGAGACCTTCGTGCTCGAGCCGCGGGAGCCCGGCTTCGCCCCGTTCCATCCGGCGTTCCGCGTGCTGTTCAATTCCTACTACAACGGCGTCGGGGACAAGCATCCCCGGCCGCAGCGCGGATTGCTCACGCGCCCGGCGATGGCGCAGGTGCTGGAATACCGGCAGGACGTCGATGTCCGCATGGGACGGATCCTGGCCGGGCTGCAGGAGGAGCCGGATCCGGGCCTGCAGGCCCTGGTGGAGCTCGGCCTGCAGCACGAGCAGCAGCACCAGGAACTGATCCTCACCGACGTGAAGCACCTGCTGTCGAGCAGCCCGCTCTGGCCGGCCTACCGGTTGCAGAGCCCGGGCGGGGCGCCGGCGGGGCCGCAGGAGCGGCAGCTGGAACCCGCAGTGGCTCCATCCGTGCGCTGGCGGAGGTTTCCAGGCGGCGTCACGGAGATCGGCCACGACGCGCGGGCCGAGGGCGCCGGTTTCGCCTTCGACAACGAATCGCCCCGGCACCGTGTGTACCTGCAGCCCTATGCGCTGGCCTGCAGGCCGGTCAGCACGGGCGAGTACCTGGCCTTCGTCGAGGCCGGCGGCTACCGCGATGCCTCGCTCTGGCTGGCCGAGGGCTGGGACTGGATCCAGGCCATGAAGCTCCAGCACCCCCTCTACTGGCGCCGCGGGGCGACGGAAAGCGGCGACGGCGCGGGCTGGCACGAGTTCACGCTCGCCGGACCGCGGCCGCTCCGCCCGTCGGCGCCTATGGTGCACCTGTCCTATTACGAAGCGGACGCGTACGCGCGCTGGGCCGGAGCCCGCCTGCCCACCGAGGCGGAGTGGGAGGCCGCCGCGGCAGCATCGCCGGGCGCGCAGGCCGTGCAGGGACATTTCGCCGACAGCGGCGTTCTGCACCCACGCGCGGCATCGGGCGCGGCCCGGCCGGACCCGGACGGGCAGCCGCCGCTGGAGCAGTTGTTCGGCGACGTCTGGGAGTGGACGCAGTCCAGCTACGCGGCCTACCCGGGCTTTCGCGTGGCCGATGGCGCCGTGGGCGAATACAACGGCAAGTTCATGGTGAACCAGTACGTGCTGCGGGGTGGATCCTGCGCGACGCCCCCGGGCCATGTCCGCGCCACCTACCGGAATTTCTTTCCGGCCACCGCGCGGTGGCAATTCTCCGGCCTGCGCCTCGCGCGCGACCTGGAGAGCGCCTGA
- a CDS encoding DUF808 domain-containing protein, with the protein MAGASLLTLLDDIAAVLDDVALMTKVAAKKSAAMADDVSVMTKTAAQKTAGVLGDDLALNAQQVTGVRAERELPVVWAVAKGSLVNKAILVPAALLISAFIPWAVTPLLMLGGAFLCFEGAEKLAHRFLHQDAAGKDADREAHAQAAANAAVDMAAFEKDKVRGAIRTDFILSAEIIAITLGTVAGAPFGQQVAVLSGIALVMTAGVYGLVAGIVKLDDGGLWLSRRSLGALRVLGRGIVAAAPWLMKVLSVAGTAAMFLVGGGILVHGLPPLHHAVEGWASAAAQGGGGFLQVVVLNLLNAASGIVAGALVLAGVTLVQRWRGRKAGAH; encoded by the coding sequence ATGGCCGGCGCCAGCCTTTTGACCCTGCTTGACGATATCGCCGCGGTGCTCGACGACGTTGCCCTCATGACCAAGGTGGCTGCGAAAAAGAGCGCAGCGATGGCCGACGATGTGTCGGTGATGACGAAGACGGCCGCGCAGAAGACCGCAGGGGTGCTCGGCGACGACCTCGCGCTGAACGCCCAGCAGGTGACCGGGGTGCGCGCCGAGCGCGAACTGCCGGTGGTCTGGGCGGTGGCCAAGGGGTCGCTGGTGAACAAGGCCATCCTGGTGCCGGCGGCGCTGTTGATCAGCGCATTCATTCCCTGGGCCGTCACGCCCCTGTTGATGCTGGGAGGGGCGTTCCTGTGCTTCGAGGGCGCGGAGAAACTGGCGCACCGGTTCCTGCACCAGGATGCCGCAGGCAAGGACGCGGACCGGGAGGCCCATGCCCAGGCTGCGGCGAACGCCGCCGTGGACATGGCCGCCTTCGAGAAGGACAAGGTGCGAGGAGCGATCCGTACGGATTTCATCCTGTCCGCGGAGATCATCGCGATCACGCTGGGCACGGTGGCTGGCGCGCCTTTCGGCCAGCAGGTGGCGGTGCTTTCGGGGATCGCTCTGGTCATGACCGCCGGGGTGTACGGGCTGGTTGCAGGCATCGTGAAGCTCGACGATGGCGGCCTCTGGCTCAGCCGCCGCTCGCTCGGCGCGCTGCGCGTGCTGGGCCGCGGCATCGTGGCGGCTGCGCCCTGGCTGATGAAGGTGCTTTCCGTCGCGGGGACGGCCGCCATGTTCCTGGTGGGTGGAGGCATTCTCGTGCACGGCCTGCCGCCGCTGCACCACGCGGTGGAAGGGTGGGCATCCGCTGCTGCGCAGGGGGGCGGCGGGTTCCTGCAGGTGGTGGTGCTCAACCTGCTCAATGCCGCGAGCGGCATCGTGGCGGGCGCGCTGGTGCTGGCCGGCGTGACCCTGGTGCAACGCTGGCGCGGGCGCAAGGCCGGCGCGCATTGA
- a CDS encoding O-acetylhomoserine aminocarboxypropyltransferase/cysteine synthase family protein, whose translation MKIETLAVHAGQAPDPTTRAVAVPIYQTAAYAFDSAQHGADLFDLKVPGNIYTRIMNPTNDVLEKRVAALEGGIAALALASGMAAITYAIQTIAEAGDNIVSASTLYGGTYNLFAHTLPRQGIATRFADPRDPASFARHIDGRTKAVFVESIGNPLGNVTDIAALARVAHDHGVPLIVDNTVPSPYLLRPIEHGADIVVHSLTKYLGGHGNSIGGAIVDSGKFPWAQHRERFACLNTPDPSYHGVVYTEALGEAAFIGRARVVPLRNTGATLSPHNAFLILQGIETLALRMDRICDNTLAVAHYLQQHPKVAQVRYAALPGHPDHAITQRLLGGRASGILSFELRSAPGEDPRAAGARFLDALQLFTRLVNIGDARSLATHPASTTHRQLGPEELQQAGVAEGMVRLSVGIEHIDDLTADLAQALDAV comes from the coding sequence ATGAAGATCGAGACCCTCGCCGTCCACGCCGGACAGGCACCCGACCCCACGACCCGCGCCGTGGCGGTGCCCATCTACCAGACGGCGGCCTACGCCTTCGACAGCGCCCAGCACGGCGCGGACCTGTTCGACCTGAAGGTGCCGGGCAACATCTACACCCGCATCATGAATCCGACCAACGACGTGCTCGAGAAGCGCGTCGCGGCACTCGAAGGCGGCATCGCCGCGCTGGCCCTGGCCTCGGGCATGGCGGCCATCACCTACGCGATCCAGACCATCGCCGAGGCCGGCGACAACATCGTCTCGGCCAGCACGCTCTATGGCGGCACCTACAACCTGTTCGCGCACACGCTGCCGCGCCAGGGCATCGCCACCCGCTTCGCGGACCCGCGCGACCCCGCCAGCTTCGCGCGGCACATCGATGGCCGCACCAAGGCCGTTTTCGTCGAATCCATCGGCAACCCGCTGGGCAACGTGACCGACATCGCCGCGCTGGCGCGTGTGGCGCACGACCATGGCGTGCCGCTGATCGTGGACAACACCGTGCCCAGCCCCTACCTGCTGCGCCCCATCGAGCACGGCGCGGACATCGTCGTCCACTCGCTCACCAAGTACCTGGGCGGCCACGGCAACAGCATCGGCGGCGCCATCGTGGACAGCGGCAAGTTCCCCTGGGCGCAGCACAGGGAGCGCTTCGCCTGCCTCAACACCCCTGACCCGAGCTACCACGGCGTGGTCTATACCGAAGCCCTGGGCGAGGCGGCCTTCATCGGCCGCGCGCGCGTCGTGCCGCTGCGCAACACCGGGGCGACCCTCTCGCCGCACAATGCCTTCCTGATCCTGCAGGGCATCGAAACCCTGGCCCTGCGCATGGACCGCATCTGCGACAACACGCTGGCCGTCGCGCACTACCTGCAGCAGCATCCCAAGGTGGCGCAGGTGCGGTACGCAGCCCTGCCCGGCCACCCCGACCATGCGATCACGCAGCGCCTGCTCGGCGGCAGGGCCTCCGGCATTCTCTCGTTCGAGTTGCGGTCCGCGCCGGGCGAGGATCCACGGGCGGCCGGCGCGCGCTTCCTCGATGCCTTGCAGCTCTTCACGCGGCTCGTGAACATCGGCGATGCGCGCTCGCTGGCGACGCACCCGGCCTCCACCACGCACCGCCAGCTCGGGCCGGAAGAACTGCAGCAGGCCGGCGTGGCCGAGGGCATGGTGCGCCTGTCGGTCGGCATCGAGCACATCGACGATCTCACGGCCGACCTGGCCCAGGCGCTGGACGCCGTGTGA
- a CDS encoding putative bifunctional diguanylate cyclase/phosphodiesterase yields the protein MTPPISAEQQRLTALRATGLLDTPPTEEFDRITRLASRLFGVPIALVSLVDADRQWFKSQIGLAVRETCREDAFCDHTIRSSEVMVVEDALQDPRFAANPLVQGAPYIRFYAGAPLILRGHHHLGSLCLIDTVPRTFDGAQQRQLEDLAALVMAQIDLQCAAARVDESTLLPNRTQLLQDLHGLCLAAPGEHRVLVLLELLPHDGIMDAARAIGMQPIEQLTYEAGRRLAFFVGNQSRVYHTGVARLALVLRDSDQQTVAQFTQQLLDTLVAPLPTGSGIVINQRRRIGLAPFTLEPADAVDSLRRANAALYHQPMSGTAVCSYDAAVDLSYRRSYELMASIPRALMAGEFRLVYQPQFERASTRYTCLEALIRWDHPQLGPVSPGDFIPLLEKTTYIQAVTEWVLNTALAQIRAWEDDGLQVDVAINVSPRNLEQPGFAAMLQDAFARHRLAPSRLEIECTENAVLTEGPTLEGIKAARAMGVRVALDDFGTGYCNFGCLYDLSAEVLKLDQALIRPIGTDARALDVVRGMVQLGHTLGYRLLAEGVETAEVFDQLMELGCDQVQGYYLSRPLPPAEAFAFVHRWNLLVTPGQD from the coding sequence ATGACCCCTCCGATCAGCGCAGAACAGCAACGGCTGACGGCCCTGCGGGCCACCGGTCTGCTGGACACTCCGCCGACCGAGGAGTTCGACCGCATCACGCGGCTGGCCAGCCGCCTTTTCGGCGTTCCCATCGCGCTCGTCAGCCTGGTGGACGCGGACCGGCAATGGTTCAAGTCGCAGATCGGCCTGGCCGTTCGCGAAACCTGCCGCGAGGATGCCTTCTGCGACCACACCATCCGGTCCTCGGAGGTCATGGTGGTGGAAGACGCGCTGCAAGACCCGCGCTTCGCCGCCAACCCGCTCGTCCAGGGAGCGCCGTATATCCGCTTCTATGCCGGAGCCCCACTGATCCTGCGGGGCCACCACCACCTGGGCAGCCTGTGCCTCATCGACACCGTCCCCCGCACGTTCGACGGCGCACAGCAGCGGCAGCTGGAAGACCTGGCCGCTCTGGTGATGGCCCAGATCGACCTGCAGTGCGCCGCCGCGCGCGTGGACGAGTCCACCCTGCTGCCCAACCGGACGCAACTGCTGCAGGACCTCCATGGACTGTGCCTGGCCGCGCCCGGCGAGCACCGCGTGCTGGTCCTGCTCGAGCTCCTGCCGCACGACGGCATCATGGACGCTGCCCGGGCCATCGGCATGCAGCCCATCGAACAGCTGACCTACGAGGCAGGCAGGCGGCTGGCCTTCTTCGTCGGCAACCAGTCCCGCGTGTACCACACCGGCGTCGCCCGGCTGGCGCTCGTGCTGCGGGACTCCGACCAGCAGACCGTGGCGCAATTCACGCAGCAGTTGCTGGACACACTGGTCGCGCCGCTGCCGACGGGCTCGGGCATCGTCATCAACCAGCGGCGCCGCATCGGCCTGGCCCCCTTCACCCTCGAGCCGGCCGACGCCGTCGATTCCCTGCGGCGCGCCAACGCCGCGCTCTACCACCAGCCGATGTCCGGCACGGCTGTCTGCAGCTACGACGCCGCGGTGGACCTCAGCTACCGCCGTTCCTACGAGCTCATGGCCAGCATTCCCCGCGCGCTCATGGCGGGAGAATTCCGGCTGGTGTACCAGCCGCAGTTCGAGCGCGCTTCCACGCGTTACACCTGCCTCGAGGCCCTGATCCGCTGGGACCATCCCCAGCTGGGCCCGGTGTCGCCCGGCGACTTCATTCCCCTGCTGGAGAAGACCACCTACATCCAGGCCGTCACCGAATGGGTGCTGAACACGGCACTGGCGCAGATACGCGCGTGGGAAGACGACGGCCTGCAGGTGGACGTGGCGATCAACGTCTCGCCGCGCAACCTCGAGCAGCCCGGATTCGCCGCCATGCTCCAGGACGCCTTCGCCCGGCACCGGCTCGCCCCCTCGCGGCTCGAGATCGAATGCACCGAGAACGCGGTGCTGACGGAAGGCCCCACCCTGGAAGGCATCAAGGCGGCCCGCGCCATGGGCGTGCGCGTGGCGCTCGACGATTTCGGCACCGGCTACTGCAATTTCGGATGCCTGTACGACCTCTCGGCCGAGGTGCTCAAGCTCGACCAGGCCCTGATCCGTCCCATTGGCACCGATGCCCGCGCCCTCGATGTCGTGCGCGGCATGGTCCAGCTCGGCCACACCCTGGGCTACCGCCTCCTGGCCGAGGGCGTGGAAACCGCCGAAGTGTTCGACCAGCTCATGGAACTGGGCTGCGACCAGGTACAGGGCTATTACCTGAGCCGCCCGCTGCCACCCGCCGAGGCCTTCGCCTTCGTGCATCGCTGGAACCTGCTCGTCACTCCCGGGCAGGACTGA
- a CDS encoding metal-dependent hydrolase has protein sequence MDSLTQIALGSAVSLAAMGRRTAAWKAALWGAVAGTLPDLDALIDHGDPIANMVLHRADTHALLYLSLLAPLLGALAARLHGEGFQWKRWWLALWLALATHPLLDWMTVYGTQLLRPFTDQPYGVGSIFIIDPLYTVPLIVGVVAALALAGPRGLRWNTAGLWLSTAYLAWGFGVQQHVAQIARESLAGIGWPAGQVLVTPTPFNTLAWRVVAMAPGQYAEGFYALADRGRPIHFTVHDRGEALIAQFAAQPSVQRVAAFSHGFYRMREHGGHVQVTDLRMGQEPDYSFHFDLGTPADLAAGHSTVTQAWQRPDASTALPALGRRILGQSGGDGIFGTGTRP, from the coding sequence ATGGATTCCCTGACCCAGATCGCCCTCGGCTCCGCCGTCTCCCTGGCTGCCATGGGCCGGCGCACCGCCGCCTGGAAAGCCGCGCTGTGGGGCGCCGTGGCGGGCACGCTGCCCGACCTGGACGCCCTCATCGACCATGGCGACCCGATTGCCAACATGGTCCTGCACCGTGCCGATACCCACGCCCTGCTCTACCTTTCGCTGCTCGCGCCGCTGCTGGGCGCGCTGGCGGCGCGCCTCCACGGCGAGGGCTTCCAGTGGAAGCGCTGGTGGCTGGCGCTCTGGCTCGCGCTCGCCACCCACCCGCTGCTCGACTGGATGACGGTGTACGGCACCCAACTGCTACGCCCGTTCACCGACCAGCCTTACGGAGTCGGCAGCATCTTCATCATCGATCCGCTCTACACCGTGCCGCTGATCGTCGGGGTGGTCGCGGCGCTGGCGCTTGCAGGCCCGCGCGGCCTGCGCTGGAACACGGCCGGGCTGTGGCTGAGCACCGCCTACCTGGCCTGGGGCTTCGGGGTACAGCAGCACGTCGCGCAAATTGCACGGGAGTCGCTCGCCGGCATCGGATGGCCGGCGGGACAGGTGCTCGTGACGCCCACGCCGTTCAACACCCTCGCCTGGCGGGTGGTGGCGATGGCACCCGGGCAGTATGCGGAAGGCTTCTACGCGCTCGCCGACCGCGGGCGGCCCATCCACTTCACCGTGCACGACCGGGGTGAGGCACTGATCGCGCAGTTCGCAGCCCAGCCGTCCGTGCAGCGCGTGGCGGCCTTCAGCCACGGCTTCTACCGCATGCGCGAGCATGGCGGGCACGTCCAGGTCACGGACCTGCGCATGGGCCAGGAGCCCGATTACAGCTTCCACTTCGATCTGGGCACGCCGGCGGATCTCGCGGCCGGCCATTCCACCGTGACCCAGGCATGGCAGCGCCCCGATGCGTCCACGGCCCTGCCGGCCCTGGGGCGCCGGATCCTCGGGCAGAGTGGCGGGGACGGCATTTTCGGCACCGGCACCCGGCCCTGA
- a CDS encoding OmpW/AlkL family protein, whose product MKKNLLALAALCVLTSGAAYAQATDGQGPWMVRVRAVHLDSDNKDSTGLGLSINNKTIPEVDISYFFDKNIAAELVLTVPQKQKVYSSALGAQIGTLKHLPPSLMLQYHFDAPGFRPYVGAGINYTRFSSVRLPAGVSIDKSSWGGALQVGVDIPLTKNLSLNFDIKKVYIRTDVAANGATLGTLKIDPVLAGVGLGWRF is encoded by the coding sequence ATGAAAAAGAATCTGCTCGCCCTGGCTGCCCTGTGCGTCCTGACCTCCGGCGCTGCCTATGCGCAGGCTACCGACGGCCAGGGCCCCTGGATGGTCCGCGTCCGCGCGGTGCATCTGGACAGCGACAACAAGGACAGCACCGGACTGGGCCTGTCGATCAACAACAAGACCATTCCGGAAGTAGATATCTCGTACTTCTTCGACAAGAACATCGCCGCGGAACTGGTGCTGACGGTGCCGCAGAAGCAGAAGGTGTATTCCAGCGCGCTGGGCGCACAGATCGGCACGCTGAAGCACCTGCCTCCGTCGCTGATGCTGCAATACCACTTCGACGCCCCCGGCTTCAGGCCGTACGTCGGCGCGGGCATCAACTACACCCGCTTCTCCAGCGTGCGCCTGCCTGCCGGCGTGAGCATCGACAAGAGCAGCTGGGGTGGCGCCCTGCAGGTCGGCGTGGACATTCCGCTCACCAAGAACCTGTCGCTGAACTTCGACATCAAGAAGGTGTACATCCGCACCGACGTGGCTGCCAACGGTGCCACCCTGGGCACCCTGAAGATCGATCCGGTGCTGGCCGGCGTGGGTCTGGGCTGGCGCTTCTGA